One genomic region from Haloarcula taiwanensis encodes:
- a CDS encoding PadR family transcriptional regulator, giving the protein MHDLTGFQRDLLYVIAGREEPHGLAIKEELEAYYEKEIHHGRLYPNLDTLVDKGLVEKGQRDRRTNFYTLTRRGRREIDARREWEDQYVDL; this is encoded by the coding sequence ATGCACGACTTGACAGGATTCCAGCGTGACCTGCTCTACGTGATCGCTGGCAGGGAAGAGCCCCACGGGTTAGCTATCAAGGAGGAACTCGAAGCGTACTACGAGAAGGAGATCCATCACGGTCGCCTGTATCCGAACCTCGACACGCTTGTCGACAAGGGACTCGTCGAGAAGGGCCAGCGCGACCGCCGGACCAACTTCTATACCCTCACGCGCCGCGGGCGTCGCGAAATCGACGCCCGCCGTGAGTGGGAAGACCAGTACGTCGACCTGTAA
- a CDS encoding methylaspartate mutase subunit S: protein MRTVILGVIGSDAHVVGITILERAFEAAGFNVVNLGVQSSQSEFIDAADEHDAEAILVSSLYGHAEQDCQGFQQQINEAGLDVTTYIGGNLAVGQDSFEETRETFKALGFDRVFDSETDPEEAIEALKADLGHRSREEASSEKIQLGS from the coding sequence ATGAGGACAGTCATCCTCGGTGTCATCGGCTCCGACGCGCACGTCGTTGGGATTACCATTCTGGAACGAGCGTTCGAAGCGGCAGGGTTCAACGTAGTCAACCTCGGTGTCCAGTCGTCCCAGTCGGAGTTCATCGACGCCGCGGATGAACACGACGCCGAAGCGATACTCGTGTCGTCGCTGTACGGCCACGCCGAGCAGGACTGTCAGGGGTTCCAGCAGCAGATCAATGAGGCAGGACTTGACGTGACGACGTACATCGGCGGCAACCTCGCTGTCGGACAGGATTCCTTCGAGGAGACGCGCGAGACGTTCAAAGCGCTCGGTTTCGACCGGGTCTTCGATTCGGAGACCGACCCGGAGGAGGCCATTGAGGCGCTGAAGGCCGACCTCGGCCACCGCTCCCGCGAAGAGGCCTCGTCGGAGAAAATTCAGCTCGGCTCCTGA
- a CDS encoding DNA-binding protein, whose translation MGSCIICGKSVEGRICDLHEEDALFEFRGSRADQLSVDRYYRGSVDGFAEFGVFVDIGDSVTGLLHRSELDQRLDSLDWESGDTVYVQVKNVRDNGNVDLGWSIRQSEREFRGVLVDDPEIGHSVLLENEDDEDEAQSDDGSGEVESESTADESPSQSDDESSSDDDAGTSQSESESTASAGAVSRANDADRVEGTAAVGGNDGGSNTAAVTESGDEAVAESEEQTDEATTAEPVAAAIGDLDDHVGADVRLEGEVVGIRQTSGPTVFELQDETGTVDCAAFVEAGVRAYPEVEEDDYIRLSGEVRERRGELQVETEELDVLEAEEREEVEQRLADALDDEARPDTVEPLADDTAVANLSEELVEAATQIRKAVLTDRPVIVRHANTADGYLAGSALERAALPLVTEQHRRADAKYHYFDRRPIEGGVYDMDDATKDTTTMLDNRERHEEKLPLFVFVAAGGTRESLDGFDLLNVYGAPSVVIDDIDVDGAVVDTVDAVVSPSADTVSETTSTALAANVAAHVNENVRDDLQHLPAVSFWEDIPEPYVDAASEAGYDETAVSELREAVALEAHYQSYEDKRELITDLVFGDDEEDVGGLAGHIAEQFREKVDEEVSTARANLDHRTVGDVDIAVLDTDAFTHQYEFPPESLLLDELHRDVRDESDAVLGISTDTMYIRANGELDLHELVNEVRERVPEGGVATRSVREGTIRYLAGERPAVLDATLDVLADEL comes from the coding sequence ATGGGTTCGTGTATCATCTGCGGCAAATCTGTCGAAGGACGCATCTGTGACCTCCACGAGGAGGACGCCCTGTTCGAGTTCCGTGGCTCGCGTGCCGACCAGCTATCGGTCGACCGCTACTACCGCGGCAGTGTCGACGGCTTCGCCGAGTTCGGCGTGTTCGTCGACATCGGCGACAGCGTAACGGGGCTGCTCCACCGGAGCGAACTGGACCAGCGGCTCGATTCCCTCGACTGGGAGTCGGGCGACACCGTCTACGTCCAGGTCAAGAACGTACGTGACAACGGCAACGTCGACCTCGGCTGGTCGATCCGCCAGTCCGAACGCGAGTTCCGCGGCGTCCTCGTCGACGACCCGGAGATCGGACACTCTGTCCTGCTTGAGAACGAGGACGACGAAGACGAAGCACAGTCCGACGACGGCTCCGGCGAGGTCGAGTCCGAATCGACAGCCGACGAGTCACCAAGCCAGAGCGACGACGAATCGAGTTCGGACGACGACGCCGGCACGAGCCAGTCTGAATCCGAGAGTACCGCAAGCGCCGGTGCTGTCAGCCGGGCCAACGACGCCGACCGCGTCGAGGGCACTGCGGCTGTCGGTGGCAACGACGGCGGGTCGAACACCGCTGCCGTCACCGAGTCCGGCGACGAAGCCGTCGCGGAGAGTGAGGAGCAGACGGACGAGGCGACTACCGCCGAACCGGTCGCCGCGGCTATCGGCGACCTCGACGACCACGTCGGCGCGGACGTTCGACTGGAAGGTGAAGTCGTCGGTATCCGGCAGACCTCCGGGCCAACGGTATTCGAACTACAGGACGAGACCGGTACCGTCGACTGTGCGGCTTTCGTCGAGGCCGGCGTCCGTGCCTACCCCGAGGTCGAGGAAGACGACTACATCCGACTGTCAGGCGAAGTCCGCGAACGTCGCGGTGAACTGCAGGTCGAGACCGAGGAGCTCGATGTCCTCGAAGCCGAGGAGCGCGAGGAAGTCGAACAGCGACTTGCCGACGCACTTGACGACGAAGCCCGACCTGACACGGTCGAGCCGCTCGCCGACGATACGGCGGTCGCGAACCTCTCAGAGGAACTAGTCGAAGCGGCGACCCAGATCCGGAAAGCCGTGCTGACCGACCGACCGGTCATCGTCCGCCACGCCAACACCGCGGACGGCTATCTCGCCGGCAGCGCGCTCGAACGCGCGGCACTCCCGCTGGTCACCGAGCAGCACCGCCGCGCCGACGCGAAGTATCACTACTTCGACCGGCGACCTATCGAGGGCGGCGTCTACGACATGGACGACGCGACGAAAGACACGACGACGATGCTGGACAACCGGGAGCGCCACGAGGAGAAGCTCCCGCTGTTCGTCTTCGTCGCCGCCGGTGGCACGCGTGAGAGTCTCGACGGCTTCGACCTGCTGAACGTCTACGGCGCGCCGAGCGTCGTCATCGACGACATCGACGTCGACGGCGCGGTCGTCGACACGGTCGATGCTGTCGTTTCGCCGTCCGCTGACACCGTTTCCGAGACCACGTCGACAGCGCTCGCAGCCAACGTCGCTGCACACGTCAACGAGAACGTTCGCGACGACCTGCAACACCTTCCGGCTGTGAGCTTCTGGGAGGATATCCCCGAGCCGTACGTCGACGCCGCCAGCGAGGCGGGGTACGACGAGACCGCGGTGTCGGAGCTCCGCGAAGCCGTCGCGCTGGAGGCCCACTACCAGTCCTACGAGGACAAGCGCGAACTCATCACCGACCTCGTGTTCGGTGACGACGAGGAGGATGTGGGCGGCTTGGCCGGCCACATTGCCGAGCAGTTCCGCGAGAAGGTCGACGAAGAGGTGTCCACCGCCCGTGCCAACCTCGATCACCGGACCGTCGGCGATGTCGACATCGCCGTCCTCGATACGGACGCGTTCACCCACCAGTACGAGTTCCCGCCGGAGTCGCTCCTGCTCGATGAACTCCACCGGGATGTCCGAGACGAGAGCGACGCCGTGCTCGGCATCTCGACGGACACGATGTATATCCGTGCCAACGGCGAGCTGGACCTGCACGAGCTAGTCAACGAGGTCCGCGAGCGAGTTCCCGAAGGCGGCGTCGCGACGCGGAGCGTCCGCGAGGGGACCATTCGCTATCTGGCCGGCGAACGCCCGGCCGTCCTCGACGCCACGCTGGACGTACTGGCCGACGAACTGTAG
- a CDS encoding adenine glycosylase has protein sequence MTDQSTATDRPGDVPTDPSAVRDALVEWYEADHRSYPWRETTDPYEILVSEVMSQQTQLDRVVDAWEDFLDRWPTAAALAAADRSAVVGFWTSHSLGYNNRAKYLHEAAGQIVEDYDGEWPRDPDGLSDLMGVGPYTANAVASFAFNNGNAVVDTNVKRVLYRAFDVPDDDSAFEATASALMPEGQSRVWNNAIMELGGVACEKTPDCDGAECPWREWCGAYETGDFTAPDVPTQPEFEGSRRQMRGRVISALKEYDELRLDDLGPRVRVDYAPDGEYGREWLRGLLSDLEDDGLVECEGAGDGVVARLKR, from the coding sequence ATGACCGACCAGTCGACAGCGACGGACCGCCCGGGAGACGTGCCCACGGACCCGTCGGCTGTCCGGGACGCGCTCGTGGAGTGGTACGAGGCGGATCACCGCTCGTACCCGTGGCGGGAGACAACAGACCCCTACGAGATTCTCGTTTCTGAGGTGATGAGTCAGCAAACCCAGCTGGACAGGGTCGTCGACGCATGGGAAGACTTTCTTGACCGCTGGCCGACTGCGGCGGCGCTGGCAGCGGCCGACCGTTCTGCCGTGGTGGGTTTCTGGACCAGTCACTCGCTGGGGTACAACAACCGGGCGAAGTACCTCCACGAGGCCGCGGGGCAAATCGTCGAGGACTACGACGGCGAGTGGCCCCGGGACCCGGACGGCCTCAGCGACCTGATGGGGGTCGGCCCCTACACCGCCAACGCCGTCGCCTCCTTCGCGTTCAACAACGGGAACGCAGTCGTGGATACGAACGTCAAGCGCGTCCTGTACCGCGCCTTCGACGTGCCGGACGACGACTCGGCATTCGAGGCGACCGCGAGCGCGCTCATGCCGGAGGGACAGTCACGGGTCTGGAACAACGCCATCATGGAACTGGGCGGGGTCGCCTGCGAGAAGACGCCCGACTGCGACGGCGCGGAGTGCCCCTGGCGCGAGTGGTGCGGGGCGTACGAGACGGGCGATTTCACCGCGCCGGACGTGCCCACACAGCCCGAGTTCGAGGGGAGCCGCCGACAGATGCGGGGCCGGGTCATCTCGGCGCTGAAGGAGTACGACGAACTGCGGCTGGACGACCTCGGCCCCCGCGTGCGCGTCGACTACGCTCCCGACGGGGAGTACGGCCGGGAGTGGCTCCGCGGGCTGCTGTCGGACCTCGAAGACGACGGGCTGGTCGAGTGCGAGGGGGCCGGCGATGGAGTCGTCGCTCGCCTCAAACGCTGA
- a CDS encoding FMN reductase → MAEPHVVGVVGSLRDQSYTRVAIKRALATAEELGATTELLDLREFDLPVFDADHREVGDAVEFTDRVHAADSILLGTPVYHGSYSGALKNALDYCGFDEFEHKTVGLLAVAGGGFPITALEHLRSVCRALNCWVIPHQAAVPNAGDYVADGRITDADIEDRVTTLGEEAVQYANIEPDPACFESAENVGADD, encoded by the coding sequence ATGGCCGAACCACACGTCGTCGGCGTCGTCGGTAGTCTCAGAGACCAGAGCTACACCAGAGTTGCTATCAAGCGCGCGCTCGCCACTGCCGAAGAGCTGGGAGCGACGACGGAACTGCTGGACCTCCGGGAGTTCGACCTGCCGGTGTTCGATGCCGACCACCGCGAGGTAGGCGACGCCGTCGAATTCACTGACCGGGTCCACGCGGCTGATTCGATTTTGCTGGGGACGCCGGTGTATCACGGGTCATACTCCGGTGCGTTGAAGAACGCACTCGACTACTGCGGCTTCGACGAGTTCGAACACAAGACTGTGGGGCTGCTTGCGGTCGCTGGCGGGGGCTTTCCGATCACCGCGCTCGAACACCTCCGCTCGGTCTGCCGGGCACTGAATTGCTGGGTCATCCCGCATCAGGCCGCGGTTCCGAACGCAGGTGATTACGTCGCTGACGGCCGGATAACTGACGCAGACATCGAAGACCGGGTGACGACGCTCGGTGAGGAAGCAGTCCAGTACGCGAACATTGAGCCGGACCCGGCGTGTTTCGAGAGCGCGGAGAACGTCGGCGCAGACGATTAG
- a CDS encoding GNAT family N-acetyltransferase translates to MTTIRRAFDADADGIRRVARAAWHDAYDSLESEVIDETIADWYADPLGSALHGWAGGVPANDLDDIEAVLLVAEQDGDIVGFTQGITMHTMGTMLRLYVHPDHHGEGIGTALYDRLESMFREHGVEQFRALDLASNDRSREFFENLGFERVETRTLTIGGDPYDEAVYARELPPADE, encoded by the coding sequence ATGACGACCATCCGCCGAGCCTTCGACGCTGACGCCGACGGTATCCGCAGAGTCGCACGGGCGGCATGGCACGACGCCTACGACTCCCTGGAGTCCGAAGTCATCGACGAGACGATAGCCGACTGGTACGCCGACCCGCTGGGGAGCGCGCTGCACGGGTGGGCCGGTGGCGTCCCCGCCAACGACCTCGACGATATCGAGGCGGTGCTGCTGGTCGCCGAGCAGGACGGGGACATCGTCGGGTTCACACAGGGCATCACCATGCACACCATGGGGACGATGCTGCGGTTGTACGTCCACCCGGACCACCACGGAGAGGGCATCGGGACGGCGCTGTACGACCGGCTCGAATCGATGTTCCGGGAACACGGCGTTGAGCAGTTCCGCGCGCTCGACCTGGCCTCGAACGACCGGAGTCGGGAATTCTTCGAGAACCTCGGCTTCGAGCGGGTCGAGACGCGCACGCTCACTATCGGCGGCGACCCGTACGATGAAGCGGTCTACGCTCGCGAGCTACCGCCCGCCGACGAGTAG
- a CDS encoding sodium:calcium antiporter has translation MVGLLGSVALIVIATVVIWKGSGYFEQAAERLSKYYGLPVAVHGAIVVAVGSSFPEISSVVISTVIHDEFSLGVGAIVGSAIFNLLVIPALAALSSEELRSTRDIVHKDAQFYVISVLILFIVFALGATYVPGGTNQAAVLTPALAVVPLVTYGIYVFLHQQDASDHVADETHSVRPGREWGMLGVGLVVITVGVEGMVQGALSLGVIFDTPPFLWGLTVIAAGTSLPDAFVSVRAAKNDDSVTSLTNVLGSNTFNLLVAIPVGVLLAGRATIDFLVAIPTMGFLGFATLVFIVFTRTDLELTDREAYTLLGLYVVFVCWMTLESVGLIETVRGI, from the coding sequence ATGGTTGGCTTGCTCGGCTCGGTCGCCCTCATCGTCATCGCAACCGTGGTCATCTGGAAAGGCAGCGGGTACTTCGAGCAGGCCGCCGAACGACTGAGCAAGTACTACGGGCTGCCGGTAGCGGTCCACGGTGCTATCGTCGTCGCCGTCGGATCGAGCTTTCCGGAGATCAGTTCGGTCGTCATCAGCACTGTCATCCACGACGAGTTCTCGCTGGGCGTCGGGGCCATCGTCGGAAGCGCAATCTTCAATCTGCTCGTGATTCCAGCCCTCGCGGCGCTGTCGAGCGAGGAACTTCGGTCGACGCGCGACATCGTCCACAAGGACGCCCAGTTCTACGTTATCAGCGTCCTCATCCTCTTTATCGTGTTCGCGCTCGGGGCGACCTACGTCCCGGGCGGGACGAACCAGGCGGCCGTCCTGACCCCCGCACTCGCCGTCGTCCCGCTGGTGACCTACGGCATCTACGTCTTCCTGCACCAGCAGGACGCGAGCGACCACGTCGCAGACGAGACCCACAGCGTCCGTCCGGGCCGGGAGTGGGGCATGCTCGGGGTCGGCCTCGTCGTCATCACCGTCGGCGTCGAGGGGATGGTCCAGGGAGCGCTCTCGCTGGGTGTTATCTTCGACACGCCGCCGTTCCTCTGGGGATTGACTGTCATCGCCGCCGGCACGAGCCTTCCCGACGCCTTCGTCAGCGTCCGGGCGGCGAAAAACGACGACAGTGTCACGAGCCTGACGAACGTTCTGGGGAGCAACACGTTCAATCTCTTAGTGGCGATTCCAGTCGGCGTCCTGCTGGCCGGGCGGGCGACAATCGACTTCCTCGTGGCCATTCCGACGATGGGATTTCTGGGCTTTGCGACGCTCGTGTTCATCGTCTTCACGCGGACGGACCTCGAACTCACCGACCGCGAAGCGTACACGCTGCTCGGCCTGTACGTGGTGTTCGTCTGCTGGATGACCCTGGAATCCGTCGGCCTCATCGAGACAGTCCGCGGTATCTGA
- a CDS encoding two-component sensor histidine kinase, whose protein sequence is MTGGGDETAGSGQHDGLRERLRAALPGVYARNYAAKSAVALAVIVVVLAAVGFGSYLQIQKRVVSDAATDLETSATHRADSIEQWRTTTETNAIAIAAAGVYDTGTPADIRQYLTTAATAESSRVRSLHYVSTVDDSEVVVASTDQSTDGRAPWAVNPAWKSPVLATLNDTTGTETVVQSTAYADGSGHSIAFVTPVSDGDGALILVARVPVGQFNDGRSGFETRLLTGDGDPLIDGQDGSAPLSQDGLRAATAGRTTTIETEDRVTAYTPVNGTSWVVATSAERESLYGTSRLVRQGFLAVIGTAVVTLGVAGYLFGRHTVRPVVQLRDRTQAMKEGDLGVDISTTRQDEIGRLYDAFENMRDTLRSQIRQAQAAREEAERSSRELERQNERLDEFASTLSHDLRNPLTVARGHVELLATRLSDPETDAADLQSHIEKLEDAHDRIESIIDDVLTLTRKGASVEETAPVPLEAVVTDAWDNIDNKSAGIEVTGSRTIDADRTRLLRAFENLFRNAIDHVGPDVTVTVGLTEHGFYVADDGPGIPTDAVDNIFEYGHTTSEDGTGLGLSIVKTIAEAHGWRLYIDTTYPDGAMFVFADVFSEDEPDWYGTEFEWGRPEADD, encoded by the coding sequence ATGACAGGTGGTGGGGACGAGACAGCAGGGTCCGGCCAGCACGACGGGCTGCGAGAGCGGCTTCGCGCAGCACTCCCGGGCGTGTACGCGCGAAACTACGCGGCAAAATCCGCGGTCGCGCTGGCAGTAATCGTCGTCGTACTCGCAGCCGTCGGCTTCGGCAGCTACCTGCAGATACAGAAACGGGTTGTCAGCGACGCAGCGACGGACCTCGAAACGTCGGCCACGCATCGCGCCGACAGCATCGAGCAGTGGCGGACAACCACCGAGACGAATGCCATCGCTATCGCGGCTGCAGGGGTGTACGACACTGGAACGCCCGCAGATATCAGACAGTACCTCACCACAGCAGCCACGGCAGAGTCGTCACGGGTTCGGTCGCTTCACTACGTCTCCACCGTCGACGACTCGGAGGTCGTTGTTGCTAGCACTGACCAGAGCACAGACGGCCGGGCTCCGTGGGCGGTCAACCCCGCGTGGAAGTCCCCAGTACTGGCGACGTTGAACGATACGACCGGTACTGAGACAGTAGTGCAATCGACGGCATACGCGGACGGTAGCGGCCACTCGATAGCGTTTGTGACTCCCGTCTCCGATGGCGACGGGGCACTAATTCTGGTTGCGCGGGTCCCGGTGGGACAGTTCAACGATGGTCGCAGCGGGTTTGAAACGCGACTGCTCACCGGGGACGGAGACCCGCTTATCGACGGTCAGGACGGTTCCGCGCCGCTCAGTCAGGACGGTCTCCGGGCCGCAACAGCGGGCCGAACGACGACTATCGAAACTGAAGACCGTGTCACAGCGTACACGCCCGTCAACGGCACGTCGTGGGTGGTCGCGACGAGCGCCGAGCGCGAGTCGCTGTACGGGACCAGCCGACTTGTCCGCCAGGGATTTCTCGCTGTCATCGGGACGGCAGTCGTCACGCTGGGCGTCGCGGGGTATCTCTTCGGACGGCACACGGTTCGACCAGTGGTACAGCTCCGCGACCGAACGCAGGCGATGAAAGAGGGTGACCTCGGCGTCGATATCTCGACCACTCGGCAGGACGAGATCGGACGGCTGTACGACGCGTTCGAGAACATGCGGGATACGCTCCGGAGCCAGATCCGACAGGCGCAGGCGGCTCGTGAGGAAGCCGAACGGTCGAGCCGCGAACTCGAACGGCAGAACGAGCGGCTGGACGAGTTCGCGTCGACGCTGAGCCACGACCTCCGCAATCCGCTGACGGTCGCTCGGGGACATGTCGAACTGCTTGCGACGCGGCTGTCGGATCCGGAGACGGATGCAGCCGACCTCCAGTCCCACATCGAGAAACTCGAAGACGCACACGACCGTATCGAGTCGATAATCGACGACGTGCTGACGCTGACGAGAAAGGGAGCAAGCGTCGAGGAGACCGCTCCGGTTCCGCTGGAGGCCGTCGTCACCGATGCGTGGGACAACATCGACAACAAAAGCGCTGGCATCGAAGTCACGGGGAGTCGAACCATCGACGCCGACCGGACGCGACTCTTACGCGCCTTCGAGAATCTGTTTCGCAACGCTATCGACCACGTCGGCCCGGACGTGACTGTCACGGTCGGACTGACGGAACACGGATTCTATGTGGCCGACGACGGGCCGGGAATCCCGACTGACGCGGTCGACAACATCTTCGAGTACGGCCACACGACGAGCGAGGACGGGACCGGGCTTGGCCTTTCTATCGTCAAGACAATCGCGGAGGCCCACGGCTGGCGGCTGTACATCGATACGACCTACCCCGACGGCGCGATGTTCGTGTTCGCGGACGTGTTCAGCGAGGACGAGCCGGACTGGTACGGAACCGAGTTCGAGTGGGGCCGACCCGAAGCCGACGACTGA
- a CDS encoding MgtC/SapB transporter, which yields MCSMSILLQLSPVPIQTTVFRILLAGALGMFLGLEREWSQKSAGVRTFALISLLAAVFTLVESQALLVVGGVLVIVQGILLAVQGLLGSAEEEGLSLTTSVSMLVAYGIGALVAQGFILEGVSVAVFSSLLLVLKRELHSLAWGLTREELRSATEFAIIAFVIYPLLPSEPVELPGGLVDVTVELRVIWLMVVFVAGIGIVNYAIVQTYGGRGIAVTGFFGGLASSTAVVGTMLDHVRQRPDATSYAVAAILLADAAMALRNLLITVFFTVERGVLLEAVVPLGAVIVGSVVVAAYTADWSETVEMGLESPFSLRNALAFGGVFLLVVVAGGFAETQFGTAGLYVTSALGGLVSSAGATTSAVLLYRGGAIDGPTAMVAILIATAASIMIKAALTAPGPNRAFATRVAFWSSVVLGVATVLALGLLI from the coding sequence ATGTGCTCTATGTCGATTCTTTTGCAGCTCTCTCCGGTCCCAATTCAGACGACAGTGTTTCGAATCCTGCTCGCGGGGGCGCTTGGGATGTTTCTGGGGCTCGAACGGGAGTGGTCACAGAAGTCGGCCGGCGTTCGGACGTTCGCGCTGATTAGCCTGCTCGCTGCGGTGTTCACGCTGGTCGAGAGCCAGGCGCTGCTCGTCGTCGGTGGCGTCCTGGTCATCGTGCAGGGGATCTTGCTCGCAGTGCAGGGGCTCCTCGGCAGTGCGGAAGAAGAGGGGCTATCGCTGACCACATCTGTCTCGATGCTCGTCGCATACGGCATTGGGGCACTGGTCGCACAGGGGTTCATTCTCGAAGGCGTTTCGGTCGCCGTCTTCTCGTCGTTGCTACTGGTGCTCAAGCGGGAACTCCACTCCCTTGCGTGGGGGCTCACTCGCGAGGAACTACGCTCAGCGACGGAGTTCGCCATCATCGCCTTCGTCATTTACCCGTTGCTTCCGTCCGAACCGGTCGAACTGCCTGGCGGACTGGTCGACGTGACCGTGGAACTGCGTGTCATCTGGCTGATGGTGGTGTTCGTCGCCGGCATCGGCATCGTCAACTACGCCATCGTCCAGACGTACGGCGGCCGCGGCATCGCCGTCACCGGCTTTTTCGGCGGTCTCGCGTCGTCGACGGCGGTGGTCGGCACGATGCTCGACCACGTTCGACAGCGGCCGGACGCAACCTCGTATGCCGTTGCCGCGATTCTGCTGGCCGACGCAGCGATGGCGCTCCGGAATCTCCTTATTACCGTGTTCTTCACCGTTGAGCGCGGCGTTTTACTCGAGGCAGTTGTTCCGCTTGGGGCCGTCATTGTCGGCAGTGTCGTTGTCGCCGCATACACCGCAGATTGGTCCGAGACGGTCGAAATGGGGCTTGAAAGCCCGTTCTCTCTACGGAATGCGCTCGCTTTTGGCGGGGTATTTCTGCTGGTCGTAGTCGCTGGCGGGTTCGCAGAGACGCAGTTCGGAACAGCAGGTCTCTACGTCACGTCGGCCCTCGGCGGGCTGGTTTCCAGTGCCGGGGCGACGACCTCAGCCGTGTTGTTGTACCGCGGCGGCGCTATCGACGGACCGACGGCGATGGTCGCCATCCTGATCGCGACGGCCGCCAGTATCATGATCAAAGCAGCGTTGACCGCCCCGGGACCGAACCGCGCCTTCGCCACCCGTGTCGCATTCTGGAGTTCGGTCGTCCTCGGTGTCGCAACAGTGCTGGCGCTGGGGCTCTTGATTTAA